From Euzebya sp., one genomic window encodes:
- a CDS encoding cell wall-binding repeat-containing protein, translating to MVRRLVVAVVVVAVAALGAPPGLAQDQGGPATTVPPSGGRSDRGAAVISPDLSGDGLDDVVRTTVDGHLVASRGLDGQVLWAGAGIGGVIQSAGDLTGDGLGDLLVTDGGDRTAGTCGEGCHTLTWTTSVRAIDGHTGAVLWQRDVDASSLFEGPPVGEDAAGPGTTGVRRHEVNRVLEPDLLPDVTGDGRRDVLLTLSTESTSWSRRRQVEGPTTTDTVTSTASGSLELQVLDGVTGAVVHTHTAPEGPSILAGTELVGDGEGLAVILDGGGTATAVCTTRSEEPDECVAPLPTPGRLEVRDLPDLSPHWSTTTGHDHTRVDARDDLTGDGTADVLITTSPRGQDPTTPSAITAVDGRDGAVRWTRPGDAPSDPGVIAVTPLEDDGSADLLVRASGPSAGEVSIVRVDGATGSVLGEGTALPDGHGAGDVRLADAGDADGDGSHDVLVTAGTPVGEPTAEARGHVRMDSIVRSGRTGAVVSTLPSHFQPCREGCDVYEYGVFRPVGDLDGDGLLDAVGERVLDPAAPQPPGRGVAVRMIDGEVLWEGPSLWSVGGVQTPTGQLDGGVGGDLIAEVRFDHTIPRDNVSALDGADGTVMWPPRRTTATVQRVAGEDRIATAVAVSGAVHTSAETVVIARADRFPDALAGGPLAAVLDAPVLLTSPTTLDPRVAAEISRLGARTAVLLGGTAALDERIGADLIAAGLVVERLAGDDRAGTAAAVAGRYAEEVEAPLERVVVAPGGSGVAVEGWADAVAGSAYGAATGAPLLLLGPDGVPPVTAEALAELAPTGSVVRVGLASPDDETIDAELEDLTGVAVVRVGGQTATATAAEVAELAIAHGASPVTVHLATAGAFPDALAASAAVGATRGVLLLADPGEDPDDARHRAVDDAVRVVGHHVPEVRTVTVVGGTAAVSLHAEGTITEVLGVPVPDDGG from the coding sequence ATGGTGCGACGGCTCGTGGTGGCGGTGGTCGTGGTCGCCGTGGCGGCGCTCGGCGCCCCACCGGGCCTCGCACAGGATCAGGGCGGACCGGCCACGACCGTCCCTCCCTCGGGCGGGCGGTCGGATCGGGGCGCGGCGGTGATCTCACCTGACCTGTCCGGGGACGGTCTCGACGACGTGGTCCGCACCACGGTCGACGGCCACCTGGTCGCCTCCCGCGGCCTCGACGGGCAGGTCCTGTGGGCCGGCGCTGGGATCGGCGGGGTCATCCAGTCCGCGGGCGACCTGACCGGCGACGGGCTGGGCGACCTGCTCGTGACCGACGGCGGTGACCGCACCGCAGGGACCTGCGGGGAGGGGTGCCACACCCTCACGTGGACCACCTCCGTCCGGGCGATCGACGGCCACACGGGTGCGGTCCTCTGGCAGCGCGACGTCGACGCGAGCAGCCTGTTCGAGGGCCCTCCGGTCGGGGAGGACGCCGCCGGACCGGGTACGACCGGGGTGCGGCGGCACGAGGTGAACCGCGTGCTCGAACCCGACCTGCTCCCGGACGTCACGGGCGATGGCCGGCGCGATGTGCTGCTCACCCTGAGCACGGAGTCCACCAGCTGGTCCCGACGTCGGCAGGTTGAGGGGCCGACGACCACCGACACGGTCACCTCGACGGCCAGCGGGTCCCTCGAGCTCCAGGTCCTCGACGGCGTCACCGGCGCCGTCGTCCACACCCACACGGCGCCCGAGGGCCCGTCGATCCTGGCCGGAACCGAGCTCGTCGGCGACGGTGAGGGGCTCGCGGTGATCCTCGACGGGGGCGGGACCGCCACCGCGGTGTGCACCACCCGCAGCGAGGAGCCCGACGAGTGCGTCGCCCCCCTTCCGACGCCGGGACGCCTCGAGGTGCGCGACCTCCCCGACCTGTCGCCGCACTGGTCGACCACGACCGGCCACGACCACACCAGGGTCGACGCCCGCGACGACCTCACGGGTGACGGGACTGCCGACGTGCTGATCACCACCTCCCCGCGCGGCCAGGACCCCACGACCCCGAGCGCCATCACCGCCGTCGACGGCCGGGACGGTGCGGTGCGGTGGACCCGCCCCGGTGACGCCCCCTCCGACCCCGGGGTGATCGCCGTCACCCCGCTCGAGGACGATGGGAGCGCCGACCTGCTCGTCCGGGCGTCCGGTCCCTCCGCCGGCGAGGTGTCGATCGTCCGGGTCGACGGCGCGACCGGGTCGGTGCTCGGCGAGGGCACCGCCCTGCCCGACGGCCATGGCGCCGGGGACGTCCGGCTCGCGGACGCCGGCGACGCGGACGGGGACGGCAGCCACGACGTGCTGGTGACGGCGGGCACACCCGTCGGGGAGCCGACCGCGGAGGCCCGCGGGCACGTCCGCATGGACTCGATCGTCCGGTCGGGCCGGACCGGTGCGGTGGTGAGCACCCTCCCCTCCCACTTCCAGCCCTGCCGTGAGGGGTGCGACGTCTATGAGTACGGGGTCTTCCGCCCGGTCGGTGACCTTGACGGCGACGGGCTGCTCGACGCGGTCGGCGAGCGCGTGCTGGACCCCGCGGCACCGCAGCCGCCGGGGCGCGGGGTCGCGGTGCGGATGATCGACGGCGAGGTGCTCTGGGAGGGGCCGTCCCTGTGGTCCGTCGGGGGCGTGCAGACCCCGACCGGGCAGCTCGACGGCGGCGTGGGCGGCGACCTGATCGCCGAGGTCCGGTTCGACCACACCATCCCCCGCGACAACGTGTCCGCCCTGGACGGCGCCGACGGCACCGTGATGTGGCCTCCCCGCCGCACCACCGCGACGGTCCAGCGCGTGGCCGGTGAGGATCGGATCGCCACGGCCGTCGCGGTCTCGGGGGCCGTGCACACGTCGGCGGAGACCGTCGTGATCGCCCGCGCCGACCGGTTCCCCGATGCCCTGGCCGGCGGACCGCTGGCAGCGGTCCTGGACGCCCCGGTGCTCCTCACCTCCCCCACCACCCTGGACCCGCGGGTCGCGGCGGAGATCAGCCGCCTCGGTGCGCGGACCGCGGTGCTCCTCGGTGGGACGGCCGCGCTCGACGAGCGGATCGGCGCCGACCTCATCGCGGCGGGGCTGGTGGTCGAACGGCTGGCCGGCGACGACCGGGCGGGCACCGCGGCCGCCGTCGCCGGGCGGTATGCCGAGGAGGTCGAGGCGCCCCTCGAGCGGGTGGTCGTCGCACCGGGAGGCTCGGGGGTCGCGGTCGAGGGGTGGGCCGACGCCGTCGCCGGCTCGGCGTACGGGGCGGCGACCGGCGCACCGCTGCTGCTGCTCGGTCCGGACGGCGTCCCGCCGGTCACCGCGGAGGCGCTCGCCGAGCTGGCCCCGACCGGGTCGGTGGTGCGGGTGGGGCTGGCCTCCCCGGACGACGAGACCATCGACGCGGAGCTCGAGGACCTGACCGGGGTGGCGGTCGTCCGCGTCGGCGGGCAGACGGCCACCGCCACCGCCGCGGAGGTCGCCGAGCTGGCCATCGCCCACGGGGCCAGCCCGGTGACGGTGCACCTGGCCACTGCCGGCGCGTTCCCCGACGCGCTCGCCGCCAGCGCCGCGGTGGGCGCGACCCGCGGCGTGCTGCTCCTCGCC
- a CDS encoding flavin monoamine oxidase family protein, with protein sequence MHDVIVIGAGLSGVAAARALVAAGLDVVVLEARDRVGGRTLDHPIGDGAVVELGGQWIGPTQTRMAALADELEIATFETHGTGAHLFEARGQLRRYRGTIPRTPNPLAVLDVGIAMARLNRLAEQIDVDAPWRSPRARLHDTQTVATWLRRNVATRDGRALLKLVVEGVWAADPADVSFLHLLTYIASAGSLELLTDTAGGAQERRFVGGSQQVAVRLADRLGDRVRLDEPVRRIDRADDEVTVTTDRGTHRARRVVVAIPPTLAGRLVYAPALPGDRDGLTQRYAQGSVVKCMAVYPEPFWRDDGLSGQATSIDGPVKVVFDNSPPDGRPGVLLGFLEGRQARVHGRRSPAERRAVVTAALTRLFGPRAADPIDYVDKAWAEEEFTRGCYAGYLPPGGWTDHGHALRRPIGPIHWAGTETATVWNGYMEGAVRAGERAAAEIIGTLPSP encoded by the coding sequence GTGCACGACGTGATCGTCATCGGTGCCGGCCTGTCGGGCGTGGCTGCCGCCCGTGCCCTGGTCGCCGCCGGCCTCGATGTCGTGGTCCTCGAGGCCCGGGACCGCGTCGGCGGGCGGACCCTGGACCACCCCATCGGGGACGGCGCGGTCGTCGAGCTGGGCGGCCAGTGGATCGGTCCCACCCAGACCCGGATGGCCGCGCTGGCCGACGAGCTCGAGATCGCGACGTTCGAGACCCACGGCACCGGCGCCCACCTGTTCGAGGCGCGCGGGCAGCTGCGGCGCTACCGCGGGACGATCCCGCGGACCCCGAACCCGCTGGCCGTCCTCGACGTCGGGATCGCGATGGCGCGGCTGAACCGGCTGGCCGAGCAGATCGACGTCGACGCGCCCTGGCGCTCGCCGCGGGCGCGGCTGCACGACACCCAGACCGTCGCGACCTGGCTGCGCCGCAACGTCGCCACCCGGGACGGCCGTGCGCTGCTCAAGCTCGTCGTCGAGGGCGTGTGGGCAGCCGACCCCGCGGACGTGAGCTTCCTCCACCTGCTCACCTACATCGCCTCCGCCGGGTCGCTCGAGCTGCTCACCGACACCGCCGGCGGCGCCCAGGAGCGCCGGTTCGTCGGCGGCTCCCAGCAGGTCGCGGTCCGCCTGGCCGATCGGCTCGGCGACCGGGTGCGCCTCGACGAGCCTGTCCGCCGGATCGACCGCGCCGACGACGAGGTGACCGTCACGACCGACCGGGGCACGCACCGCGCCCGCCGGGTCGTCGTCGCGATCCCCCCGACCCTCGCCGGCCGGCTGGTGTACGCACCCGCACTGCCCGGCGACCGGGACGGGCTGACCCAGCGCTACGCCCAGGGGAGCGTCGTCAAGTGCATGGCCGTCTACCCCGAGCCGTTCTGGCGCGACGACGGGCTCAGCGGCCAGGCCACCAGCATCGACGGGCCGGTGAAGGTGGTGTTCGACAACTCCCCGCCCGACGGGCGCCCAGGCGTGCTCCTCGGGTTCCTCGAGGGCCGCCAGGCGAGGGTCCACGGCCGCCGCAGCCCGGCCGAGCGCCGCGCCGTCGTCACCGCCGCCCTCACCCGCCTGTTCGGCCCGCGAGCAGCCGACCCGATCGACTACGTCGACAAGGCCTGGGCGGAGGAGGAGTTCACCCGCGGCTGCTACGCCGGCTACCTGCCACCCGGCGGCTGGACCGACCACGGCCACGCCCTGCGCCGTCCGATCGGGCCGATCCACTGGGCGGGCACCGAGACCGCCACGGTCTGGAACGGCTACATGGAGGGTGCCGTCCGCGCCGGCGAGCGCGCGGCGGCAGAGATCATCGGAACCCTCCCCTCGCCCTGA